A part of Pseudochaenichthys georgianus chromosome 23, fPseGeo1.2, whole genome shotgun sequence genomic DNA contains:
- the cnot4b gene encoding CCR4-NOT transcription complex subunit 4 yields the protein MSRHPCGKDDMMECPLCMEPLEIDDVNFFPCTCGYQICRFCWHRIRTDENGLCPACRKPYPEDPAVYKPLSQEELQRIKNEKKQKQTEKKQKITENRKHLASVRVVQRNLVFVVGLSQRLADPEVLKRLEYFGKFGKIHKVVINNSTSYAGSQGPSASAYVTYLRSEDALRAIQCVNNVVVDSRTLKASLGTTKYCSYFLKSMQCPKPDCMYLHELGDEAASFTKEEMQAGKHQEYEQKLLQDLSKNNPSFLQTPAVPGDKPKGKANSLQRSNSSSKDGRMTNGLSSEHRRSPTLDGSDSEHLSPEGPEPDLSPDPVPAHCPFSSHHELASPRNKLTDISIGNGETSQLLHSSDSPSPPPGLSKPGLMVPLSVTGHTPRSPFEAAAAESQSLFSDNSNFRHPNPLPSGMSGFPTPPHSNAEWPTTPEPHSLFTSDTMPVSSSTDWQAAFGFGSSKQQQEDDLGFDPFDITRRALADLIEKELSVEDSFSPPPHRTLAPLLHRSPFPNPLPHPHHFPHHQHPHRGGYTTFGFPTSSSSSSSSSSSASCGSWMGPASSRRNFVPLNHTNSLTTSTSHSSFLDSTGLLGHHSTGLGGIPIAESSSCAESIHVKQWQDGLRALLPNININFGGQPNSSSSSSSSSSLSSVNHTGPPGLFNSVPHSRSWESPPRWMDPAIITGLPPGNSVDSLQDDNPPHWLKSLQTLTDNDAPPPSSASHNGSYGGQPPPHRASWAHFSTPSTHFHSPPPGFQTAFRPPTQTQADLLQSADIDRH from the exons ATGTCCCGGCACCCTTGTGGGAAGGACGACATGATGGAGTGCCCTCTGTGCATGGAACCTCTGGAGATCGATGATGTCAATTTCTTTCCCTGCACCTGTGGATACCAGATCTGTCGCTTCTGCTGGCATCGAATCAGGACCGACGAGAACGGGCTCTGTCCTGCCTGCAGAAAG CCGTACCCAGAAGACCCTGCAGTGTACAAGCCGCTGTCACAGGAGGAGCTGCAGAGGATAAAGAACGAGAAGAAGCAGAAGCAGACGGAGAAGAAGCAGAAGATCACAGAGAACAGGAAGCATCTGGCCAGCGTCCGAGTGGTCCAGAGGAACCTGGTGTTTGTAGTGGGGCTGTCCCAGAGGCTGGCTGACCCCGAG GTTCTAAAGAGACTAGAATACTTTGGGAAATTCGGGAAGATTCACAAAGTGGTGATCAACAACAGCACTTCATACGCTGGCTCCCAg GGGCCCAGTGCCAGTGCCTATGTCACATATCTGCGTTCTGAAGACGCTCTCAGAGCAATCCAGTGTGTCAACAATGTGGTGGTGGACAGCAGAACACTTAAG GCTTCTTTAGGAACAACAAAATACTGCAGTTACTTTTTAAAGAGCATGCAGTGCCCCAAACCAGACTGCATGTATCTCCACGAGCTGGGGGACGAGGCTGCCAGTTTTACTAAAGAGGAGATGCAG GCGGGAAAGCATCAGGAGTATGAGCAGAAACTTCTTCAAGACCTGTCCAAAAACAACCCCTCCTTCCTGCAGACCCCCGCTGTGCCAGGGGACAAACCCAAGGGCAAGGCCAACTCTTTACAGAG GTCCAACAGCTCCAGTAAAGACGGGAGGATGACCAACGGGCTGTCCTCGGAGCACAGGAGGAGCCCCACTCTAGATGGCTCCGACTCTGAACACCTGAGCCCCGAGGGGCCCGAACCTGATCTCAGCCCTGACCCTGTCCCGGCCCACTGCCCCTTCTCCTCACACCACGAGCTTGCTAG CCCCAGAAACAAACTGACAGACATCAGTATAGGCAACGGTGAAACCTCACAACTG CTCCACAGCAGTGACTCTCCGTCGCCCCCCCCTGGCCTCAGTAAGCCGGGGCTGATGGTCCCCCTCAGCGTGACGGGACACACGCCTCGCTCCCCCTTCGAGGCGGCGGCTGCAGAGTCCCAGTCTCTGTTCTCAGACAACAGCAACTTCAGGCATCCCAACCCCCTGCCCAGCGGCATGAGCGGCTTCCCCACCCCTCCCCACAGCAACGCCGAGTGGCCCACCACCCCCGAGCCGCACAGCCTCTTCACCTCAG ACACCATGCCGGTGTCCTCCTCCACAGACTGGCAGGCGGCGTTTGGCTTCGGCTCGTCCAAACAGCAGCAGGAGGACGACCTTGGCTTCGACCCCTTCGACATCACGCGCCGGGCTCTGGCTGACCTCATCGAGAAGGAGCTCTCCGTGGAGGACAGCTTcagcccccccccacacagaACCCTCGCCCCCCTGCTACACAGAAGCCCCTTCCCCAACCCCCTCCCACATCCTCACCACTTCCCCCATCATCAACACCCTCACAGGGGAGGCTACACCACCTTCGGCTTCCCCACATCATCATcgtcttcatcctcctcctcctcctctgcgtCCTGTGGATCCTGGATGGGCCCCGCCTCCTCTCGCAGAAACTTTGTGCCTTTGAACCACACAAACAGTCTAACCACGTCCACCTCACACAGCAGCTTCCTGGACTCCACAGGGCTGCTGGGACATCACAGTACTGGGCTCGGAGGAATCCCCATCGCAG aaagcagcagCTGTGCAGAGAGTATACATGTGAAACAGTGGCAGGACGGCCTCAGAGCACTGTTACCCAACATCAACATCAACTTTGGAGGACAGCCCaactcttcttcttcatcatcctcctcctcctccttatcCAGCGTCAACCACACGGGGCCACCGGGCCTCTTCAACAGTGTTCCTCACAGCCGCTCCTGGGAGAGCCCCCCCAGATGGATGGACCCCGCCATCATCACAG GACTCCCCCCCGGCAACAGTGTAGACTCTCTTCAGGACGACAACCCCCCCCACTGGCTCAAGTCCCTGCAGACGCTCACAGATAACGATGCCCCCCCGCCCAGCTCCGCCTCACACAACGGCTCCTACGGGggccagccccccccccacagagccaGCTGGGCACACTTCTCCACCCCCAGTACCCACTTCCACTCCCCCCCACCCGGCTTCCAGACAGCCTTCAGACCCCCCACTCAGACGCAGGCGGACCTGCTACAGAGCGCCGATATCGATCGCCATTAG